One Aegilops tauschii subsp. strangulata cultivar AL8/78 chromosome 7, Aet v6.0, whole genome shotgun sequence genomic window carries:
- the LOC109781759 gene encoding histone H2B.3 — protein MAPKAEKKPVAEKAEKTTAAKKTKAEKRPPASKEGGEKKGKKKSKKSVETYKIYIFKVLKQVHPDIGISSKAMSIMNSFINDIFEKLAGESAKLARYNKKPTITSREIQTSVRLVLPGELAKHAVSEGTKAVTKFTSA, from the coding sequence ATGGCCCCCAAGGCGGAGAAGAAGCCGGTGGCGGAGAAGGCCGAGAAGacgacggcggcgaagaagaccaaggccgAGAAGCGGCCGCCGGCGTCCAAGGAGGGCggcgagaagaaggggaagaagaagtcGAAGAAGAGCGTGGAGACGTACAAGATCTACATCTTCAAGGTGCTGAAGCAGGTGCACCCCGACATCGGCATCTCCTCCAAGGCCATGTCCATCATGAACTCCTTCATCAACGACATCTTCGAGAAGCTCGCCGGCGAGTCCGCCAAGCTCGCCCGCTACAACAAGAAGCCCACCATCACCTCCCGGGAGATCCAGACCTCCGTCCGCCTCGTCCTCCCCGGCGAGCTCGCCAAGCACGCCGTCTCCGAGGGCACCAAGGCCGTCACCAAGTTCACCTCCGCTTAG